Genomic DNA from Vibrio sp. SNU_ST1:
TACCTCTGATGATCCCAGGGATCATTACTGGCACCATGCTTTCATTTGCGAGAAGCTTGGGTGAGTTTGGTGCGACCATCAGCTTTGTTTCCAATATCCCTGGAGAAACTCAAACCATTCCTTTAGCCATGTATACCTTTATTGAAACCCCTGGAGCTGAAATGGAAGCGGCTCGTTTGTGTGTCATCTCTATAGTGATCGCACTGAGTTCACTGATACTTTCTGAATGGCTTAACAAAAAGTCAGCAAAACGTTTGGGGGGCAACGCATGAGTCGCATGAGCGCTTTGGTCCTCCAATATCAGCAACAGCTTGGTGAAACGTTTTTTGATATTGACTTAGAATTGCCAAGTAGCGGCATTACGGCAATTTTCGGTCGTTCTGGTGCAGGTAAAACCTCACTTATCAATGCCATTAGTGGTCTCAAACAACCAGATAATGGCTTGATCAGTGTATCTGGAACCATTCTGTTTGATAGTGAAAATGGTATCAACTTACCAACTCACAAACGCAACGTCGGCTATGTATTCCAAGAATCGCGATTGTTCCCACACATGAAGGTAGCGGCGAATTTAAAGTACGGCATGAAATGCGTCGATAACGCGCACTTTGAACAAATAGTCTCGCTGCTATCGTTAGGCTCGCTGCTTGATCGTTATCCTGCCCGTTTGTCTGGTGGTGAGAAGCAGCGCGTGGCGATTGGCCGCGCACTGCTATCAAAGCCAAGCATTTTGTTGATGGATGAGCCTTTAGCGTCTCTTGATTTGCCTCGTAAGCGTGAGGTGATGCCTTTTCTGGAAAACTTATCTGAAACCGTCCAAATACCGATTATCTATGTCACCCATAGCCTCAATGAAATATTACGCTTGGCAAATCATCTTGTGATTATTGATCAAGGCAAAGTCATTTCATCGGGCGTGACGGAAGAAGTATGGGCATCGAGAGCCATGCAGCCGTGGCAATCCTTCTCAGAGCAAAGCTCATTGTTTGAAGCGACATTAGCGGAACATAATGATGATTATGCGCTATCGCGTCTAACGCTAGGTAAATCAACGTCGCTTTGGGTTCAGAAGGTGTCGAGCGAGCTTGGCGCTACGGTTAGGCTACAAGTGAGGGCAAATGACGTCTCTATCGCGCTACAACAGCCAGAAGGGACTTCGATACGTAATATCCTTCCTGTCACCATAAAAAGCGTAGAGACGCACCAACAAGGCTCGAATAAGCAGAGTGTCGCTGTCGAGTTAGAACTTGAGTCCGGATGCTACCTATGGGCAACCATTACATTGTGGGCGCTGGATGAGCTGAATTTAGAAATTGGACAACGTGTCTACGCACAAATTAAAGGCGTGAGTGTCGCGCAAAGAGATATCGCGATAACGCACTAAGCTTATGCACTAAATTTATGCAGCAAGCTCATGCGGTAAGATATTCAGACCTAGCGTTAATACATTAAGATCTAGTGGTAACACGTTAAGATCCCACGGCGTACTTGGTTTTTGGTTTCATTTTTGAATGGGTAAAACTCGATCTTGATTTCGTGACTCGATCTTGATTCCATAAATGATTACATGCGTCATTTTTATACGGTATAACTGCCAGTTTTGCGCCACACTGTATAAGTGTTAATGCATATTGTACGTGCAGTGATAAAAGTTAGAATTATAATAGCTGCAATGACAATCCGTGCGGTCACAAGAACACAGGCGTTACGTTCGAATAATAGAAGAAGTGAGCAGAAAAAGAACGTATAGAAAAAGCTGCAGGTACAAAAAAGCCGCATGTTTTAAATAACATACGGCTTAATCATTAAGTTTTCGTTAAGCATTCAACCTGAATTTAGGTGTGATGAATAGCTTAGCGGATGAAAACTTCTTTGAAATCACGCTTCAAGATAGCATCACGACGCGCTTTCTTGATTTGTTTAACCATGTCTTTTACACAGTTGTGTAGAACTTGGTCTAGCAGTTGAGCTCGGTACTCTTCTTTTTCTTCATCAGTCATGTCTTCTGGAAGTTTAAGAGTAGGGAACTCTTCCATCACGTTAACACCAGCGAAAGCTTGGCTAACTGAGATTAGAGCGTGGAATTGCTCGAAGTTGTCTAAAACATTTTGTGCGCTTGCTGGCAGGCTATCCCAAGCTTCGCGTACTGCTTCTTCAGACACTTCGTGAATTGACGTAACCATAAAGTGCATCTCTTTTGGCACGCCATCAAATTCGATAACTTGACGAAGTTCTGGTGAGATAGTGGTTAAATCGATTTCTTGTTGGTCGTTGTTTGTAGCGTCTGACATAGTATTTCTCTTTTAAAAGAAACAATGCTAAAAAGATCTGTAAAAAAGTCAATATAATATAGAGATTAGGGCATGATTTAAGCTCAAATTTGAGCTACTTTGAATATTCAACACTAGATAAAGGTGATGTGATGATAGAAAAGGGATCTTCGATGCGCATATTGCTGGTTGATGACGTTCAACTGGATAGGATGCAACTCGCTATTCGACTCAAGCAACTGGGTCATGTTGTAGAAGCTGTTGGTAGCGGAAAAGAAGCCCTGAATGTTTATTCTGATTTTGATCCTGAACTCGTGTTACTGGATATAAGCATGCCAGACATGGATGGTTTTGAGGTCGCTAACGAGGTTCGTCGGCAATTCCCAGAATGGGTTCCGATCATCTTTTTGAGCGGTCATGAAGAGCCTGAAATGATCGCAAAAGCGATTGATGCCGGCGGCGATGATTATTTAATCAAACCGGTAAACAAAGTTGTTTTGAACTCTAAGTTGATTGCGATGCAGCGTATTGCGCACATGAGACGAGAGTTAAAACAGAGTACCGCCAAACTCGAAGAACTGAATATTTTACTGCAACAACAAGCCAACGAAGACGGCCTAACCAAATTGTACAACCGTCGATATATGGATACTAAGCTTGAAGAGAGCATTGCGTGGCACGGACGACGTAATATATCCATGACCGTCATACTACTCGACGTTGACTTCTTTAAGCCTTACAACGATAACTATGGCCACATTCAAGGGGATAAGTGCCTGCAAGGGCTTGCCAATACTCTGAAAGAGCTCTTTGTTCGAGCTGGAGAGTTTGTCGGTCGTTACGGTGGAGAAGAGTTCGTCATCATTCTGAGTGATACCGACAGCTCTGGGGCTAATTTACAGGCCAATCGTGTAAAAGAAGCACTGCATCAAATGAACTACGCCCACGACTACTCAGCAGTGTCTGACAGGGTGACAGCGTCACAAGGTGTGTTGTCATTCGTACCTGAAGGTGGTGAAGCTATCGCTTCTATTTACGAAAAGGTTGACCAAGCACTGTATCAGGCCAAGCAAAGTGGAAGAAATACCTACATACAACGCGATATTATGGAGCTTGAGCAATAGTTGACGAGCTTCGGTAGTAACCTGAATTATACTTCTAGTAGCTTATAAGCTAGGAAGTGACTTAAGTGATAAAAGAAATGCAGCATTCCAAGTCATTCGTCATGACTAACTCAAACAAAGGTCTTGTATTAACTCTGTTTGTTTCCGTGTCTCCAACAGCTGTTAACGCAGCTTCACTCTCTGAACTGGTCAGGAAAGACATTGAACAAACCTTCGCAACGAGTGTTTTGCTCAATGATACGGACGTGTTTACCTTTGGCATTAATAATTTTGATCCCAACAAAGTCTTTAGTTTGGACAATGAAGATATTGGCTCTAATGACTCAGTAAGTCGCCGACAAAATATCGCGTCCCTCAGCCTTCCTTATACCTTTGAAGTGCCAAGTTATATTGAAGACAACCATCAAGAAGTAACACTTCGTTTATCTGCGTTGCGGATAGAGAAGGATGTTCAATATGCCAGTTCAACGATAAGCGACTTTCAAAAAGAGTCTGTTGTTTCTGGTTACGTTGAATATGCGAACGTATCCCAATTAAACGAATACTGGAGTTTTAGTTCTGCAATTGGTAACCATATTTCCTATTATCGAAACGATTTTGAATACCGTTCTTCGTTGCTTGCGCCAATTCAAGGTCAACTGGATGGTCTTTACCTGAACACGGATGCTTGGGCATACATAATAGAGCCTAAGATAAAGTTGATGTTTGAAGATAAGAATGACTGGGGAAAATATAAACTCAGTACCAGTTGGCATTACTTTAATGGTGTCGGTTGGGGTGAAGCCAATAACGGTAACATTGGTCACCCAGAAGGTTGGTACATAGCAAATGAAGCTAAGATCTTCTATGACTTAGTTCGTTGGGACAAAAACATCACATCCATGTATTCGAGTATAAGAAGAATAGATATTGGTGGTGATACTGTCGCGTCTATGGGCACTACAGCTTACTACGAAGGTAGTGTAGGTTGGTTGCTTAACCCAAATCTGTTCAATGACTGGGTCGACAATGTAGGAATAGGGTTTACTATCAATTACGGAAGTAGTTTGAAAGGAGGGAGCTTAGTCATCTTCTTTAACCAAGACTAGTCTAAGCACCAACGCTTTTTCGATGTTTACACCGTTAAATTACGATGTTCAGAGCTTAACATTCCACGACTTTCAACGTCTTTAAATATCGACACACAGTTTGTTTCTGCCAGTTTCTTTTGCTTTGTACAGTGCGTTATCGGCAAGTTTCAAGACTTCTACGGGTTGTTTAGTAGTTCTACTATCGGACAGCCCAATGCTAACCGTTACATTTACGACTTCAGTTGATTTGTTGCTCTGACCACGCTTTTTAATGCCGACTTCATGGTCGTCAGGGCGATCGTTGCTATTTCGAATCGTCATATCGTAGTTTTGTACTTCGGAAATGAGAGCCTGTAGGTGTTCTTTAACCTGTTCCGAGTATTTGCCTTTAAAAATAATCGTAAACTCTTCACCACCATAGCGATAAGCTTTTGCACCACCGGTTGTTTCACTCAATATACGTGCTACCAACTTCAACACATCGTCGCCAATGTCATGTCCGTAGGTATCGTTAAATTTCTTGAAGTGGTCTATATCAACCATCGCCATTGAGTATTTTCGCCCTAAGTGCTTCAT
This window encodes:
- the modC gene encoding molybdenum ABC transporter ATP-binding protein ModC, which produces MSALVLQYQQQLGETFFDIDLELPSSGITAIFGRSGAGKTSLINAISGLKQPDNGLISVSGTILFDSENGINLPTHKRNVGYVFQESRLFPHMKVAANLKYGMKCVDNAHFEQIVSLLSLGSLLDRYPARLSGGEKQRVAIGRALLSKPSILLMDEPLASLDLPRKREVMPFLENLSETVQIPIIYVTHSLNEILRLANHLVIIDQGKVISSGVTEEVWASRAMQPWQSFSEQSSLFEATLAEHNDDYALSRLTLGKSTSLWVQKVSSELGATVRLQVRANDVSIALQQPEGTSIRNILPVTIKSVETHQQGSNKQSVAVELELESGCYLWATITLWALDELNLEIGQRVYAQIKGVSVAQRDIAITH
- a CDS encoding diguanylate cyclase, yielding MRILLVDDVQLDRMQLAIRLKQLGHVVEAVGSGKEALNVYSDFDPELVLLDISMPDMDGFEVANEVRRQFPEWVPIIFLSGHEEPEMIAKAIDAGGDDYLIKPVNKVVLNSKLIAMQRIAHMRRELKQSTAKLEELNILLQQQANEDGLTKLYNRRYMDTKLEESIAWHGRRNISMTVILLDVDFFKPYNDNYGHIQGDKCLQGLANTLKELFVRAGEFVGRYGGEEFVIILSDTDSSGANLQANRVKEALHQMNYAHDYSAVSDRVTASQGVLSFVPEGGEAIASIYEKVDQALYQAKQSGRNTYIQRDIMELEQ
- a CDS encoding DUF3069 domain-containing protein — encoded protein: MSDATNNDQQEIDLTTISPELRQVIEFDGVPKEMHFMVTSIHEVSEEAVREAWDSLPASAQNVLDNFEQFHALISVSQAFAGVNVMEEFPTLKLPEDMTDEEKEEYRAQLLDQVLHNCVKDMVKQIKKARRDAILKRDFKEVFIR
- a CDS encoding Solitary outer membrane autotransporter beta-barrel domain, translated to MTNSNKGLVLTLFVSVSPTAVNAASLSELVRKDIEQTFATSVLLNDTDVFTFGINNFDPNKVFSLDNEDIGSNDSVSRRQNIASLSLPYTFEVPSYIEDNHQEVTLRLSALRIEKDVQYASSTISDFQKESVVSGYVEYANVSQLNEYWSFSSAIGNHISYYRNDFEYRSSLLAPIQGQLDGLYLNTDAWAYIIEPKIKLMFEDKNDWGKYKLSTSWHYFNGVGWGEANNGNIGHPEGWYIANEAKIFYDLVRWDKNITSMYSSIRRIDIGGDTVASMGTTAYYEGSVGWLLNPNLFNDWVDNVGIGFTINYGSSLKGGSLVIFFNQD